Genomic DNA from Candidozyma auris chromosome 1, complete sequence:
GAGAAGACAGAAGAGGAAATCAGGACTAAGAAGCAAGAGATTTTGTCTTCCACTCCAATAagcaagcttttggagcCCTTCAGGCACACATCATTGAATGCGAAATTCAAACCCTTGAGAGAGAAGTGCAAAGAGGTGCTTTATGATGACAGGTTGAAAGAGTGGGGTCTAATTAAATCTGATGACAAGGACGATGACTCGGATGATGAGGAGTGGAAAGGATTTTAGATATTAATAGCATATAAACATTGTATCATAGACATGCAAGGTACTACTGTTAGCGTTCAGACGCACTTCAGCGTATAGGTGCGAAAGATGGAAAGGCTGGAGTACCCATCGTGGCTACAACCGTCTTTATCTTCGATGCCTCCCAAAGATAATCTGTACATACCGAAATTTATTCTGGAGGTCCCATGGTATTACAGCGTCTTGGATGGCTTTAACAATGACGCTTTTGGGCACCAGCGAAAAGTCCCCGCAGAGCAATTCGGTCATAGCGACGATGATCTAAAAGACAAAGGAACTGAGGATATCACTAAAATCAAACCAATTGCGAGGGGTGATTCTGACTATTTTGTTGCTAAAAGAGACCGCTGGCACGGCTTTAAGCCTGAGGAATGGGATGAGGTGTTTGCTAAATGGGATCATATAAAGAAGTTCAAGCAGACCACTCAATCCGTTGCTGAGGACAGTGATGACACTGACTATGAACTAGAACTACAGGAGCTTGGAATTGCCCGAAAAGAGTTTCAAAAAGGGTTTGTGGAGGATCCCATTGAAAGATCCATAAGGGAGAGAAACTATACGCCAGCATACATCTTAGCAATCAATGCTAATGAGGGGGGGAAAATACGACTTGGTAAGGATTCGACTAGTAACCTCGTCAACGATGACACTGAGTTTGTGAAATCGTCTAGTAAAGATGAAAGAGAACTTGGTCAAATGCAGAAGTTTGCTTGGGAACAACACAAGCAGTACGAAGAACAGAAGCTGAGAGAACTATATCAAAAGCAACTCGCCAATTTGAGCAACCCGTCAGCTGAGGCCGTTGACAGCACGGTGCCTGTTGACCTAGATCTAAGCGTCGAAGCAAGCCCGACTttaatgatgatgaagacaaagaaggagaacgagaagaaaagtgAAGCGAGTGAAAAGCGGAAACAAAGTCTACTAAACCGATATGGTTGAGGTTGCCAAGGGAAAAATAAAATTTTGATGGTCATACTAGCTGTTCGTTCATCCCTGttttttcgtcttcatTCAGCTAATAAGTGGAAAAGCTCGTTTTCAGCAAGTCATAGCCAATCTGATGCAACTGTTGATCGGCCTGTCCTCTAATGCCCATACTACGACattttttgagttttgaTCACCGCTAACTTTAGATGCGATCATCAATTCAATTTCATTAGTATCTTCTTATGCAAGCTGTGGCTCTTCAACTTAGTGATTCGAAGTCTCAACAAATCTCAATCGATTCATATTACCCACCTCTAATATCAAAATAGTTCTGCAGATGAAAATTGGTACAAAAGTTAAAGAGCTTTGAGAATTCCGGAGACAATACGAAGATTCTAATTATGAGAAAAGACTTATATACCTCAGGTTTCCttattttccttgatgagaCGTAGGACCTCGaggccttgaagaagttcctTCTCGGCAGTTTCAATATCTTCATAATTGAGTGCAGATATAGCGAACTTTGCATGTTTCTGAACCTTTGTAATGTTCTCGCCGGTATTTAATATGGTTTGAAGATTTTCCTTCGTGATGGGCTCGTGTTGTCTAGTCAAATTTGCCGAAGCAGACCGAGAGTTTGTAGGCTTCGTAGGTGTCTCTTCGTGTTCATGGGGCCGTTGGTTTGGGGTAAATACCTTGATGGACGAGTCTTTGTTAATCTGTGATAAATCATCGTCAGGTAAGAACTTTGGAGCTCCCGGCAACTTGAcctcgtcgtcatcatctgCATCTTGTCCTGGCTCGTACTTTGGCGCTCcaggaagatgaagagggtTTTCATCGTGAGGCGTGTAAGCTTGAGGAGAGCTGCAATTCTCGATATCAAGTGCTGGATCTTCGTTAATAAGGGAGGTTACAACCTCATTAGCATTTTCGTTTGGCTTGGTAGACTCGTCCACTTTCTCCTCTAGTTTTGCAAGCTCTTCATCCTCTCCCTTTAAGGGAATCTCATTCTTGATAAGTCTGCTCAATTGGTACTTGAGCACTTTAGTCTTGTCTTTAATGAAAGCGACAAACTCGCCCTTGCTTTCACACTTGCCACCAGTTGTTTCGCTGAAGTCAAGCGACTCATCTCCCTCGCCAGTGAAAACCTTAAGCGATGTCATGAAATTGATTGCTGCCCTGAGTTTACCAGCAAGCTGGATCTTATTGGAGCTATCATAGTTCGAGATGTCCTCGAGTGAACTTAGAAACAACTTAAACACGAAAGCAAATACGACATTCAATGAAAGCTGTCTATTGGTTAGGATCTTGTGGagatcttcatcatcgagTGAATTTTTGATCAGCTCAGTATCTTCAAGCAAGGCAATTGTGAAGGCCTCTATCTCTTTATCAGTGGTGTGGAGTCTGTTGGAGAGGATATACTCAAGAACGTATACCTTACAGTAGTAGCTTACAACGGGATGCACTGACTGTAGCTCCAAGGCTCTTGCAATAAATGGAGTAATGTTATTATCCTTCTTGATCGGGGCTGGAATTGAATCGAGATTTATTGACATTTATGTGGAAGAATGTCTGGTGGGAATTGATCATTGTACACTCATGCAGTAAGGAGCGGCAGTCCCCACGGAGCCACTAGTTGATGTTAGGGTTTGCCATCACAGCAAAGATATTACAGATGTTTCAACGTCCAATATATTTCTCTCCAATAGTTATGAATATAGCAGTATCTATATACTTACTCTTTATGTACATGGTTTAGCCAGTTGAGTTGCAAAGTCGGTTCAGTGCAAATCAGGCATTCTTAAAATCTCCTTACCAGGGTTTTGAGCATCCTCCTGTAACATCTTGAGGATCTTCAGGTTCTTCCATTGCTCCGGTAAGGGAGTAACGTCGTAGTTCTGGGTGGCCCAATAGTAAATGTCCCAATCTGGCTCATCTAGCAACTTGTCATATTCGTCAAGCTCCTCGTATGTCAACTTATGCAAGTACTTC
This window encodes:
- the SLU7 gene encoding mRNA splicing protein, which gives rise to MPPKDNSYIPKFISEVPWYYSVLDGFNNDAFGHQRKVPAEQFGHSDDDLKDKGTEDITKIKPIARGDSDYFVAKRDRWHGFKPEEWDEVFAKWDHIKKFKQTTQSVAEDSDDTDYELELQELGIARKEFQKGFVEDPIERSIRERNYTPAYILAINANEGGKIRLGKDSTSNLVNDDTEFVKSSSKDERELGQMQKFAWEQHKQYEEQKSRELYQKQLANLSNPSAEAVDSTVPVDLDLSVEASPTLMMMKTKKENEKKSEASEKRKQSLLNRYG